In Torulaspora globosa chromosome 1, complete sequence, a genomic segment contains:
- the MCA1 gene encoding Ca(2+)-dependent cysteine protease MCA1 (ancestral locus Anc_8.608), with translation MFPGRAHNTYSNVRNDGGYSRPQCPPPGNEQMDYSRPAAPPPSSYGEYQRPMAPPPRGNRDGYHDGPQQYAQPSVNMAQPPQQMQSVQGIENAFQYSQCTGKRKALLVGINYIGTRNQLRGCINDAHNMFNFLTSRYGYNPNDIVMLTDDQQDTVRLPLKSNIIRAMQWLVKDARPNDSLFFHYSGHGGQTKDLDGDEDDGMDDVIYPLDFESQGYLVDDVMHDIMVKPLPPGARLTALFDSCHSGTVLDLPYTYSTKGVVKEPNVWKDVGQDGLQAAMAYAVGNRSALVSSLGSIASSVKNKVGGNVDRERVKQIKFSPADVIMFSGSKDSQTSADATENGQATGAMSYAFVKVLTLQPQQSYLSLLQNMRQELMSKYTQKPQLSSSHPIDVNLQFIL, from the coding sequence ATGTTCCCTGGTAGAGCTCACAACACGTATAGCAACGTTAGGAATGATGGTGGGTATTCGAGGCCTCAATGCCCACCGCCTGGCAATGAACAAATGGATTACTCGAGGCCTGCAGCACCTCCTCCATCGTCGTATGGTGAATATCAGCGTCCCATGGCACCTCCTCCGCGAGGTAATCGGGATGGATATCACGATGGACCACAGCAGTATGCCCAGCCGTCAGTAAACATGGCACAACCACCACAGCAGATGCAGTCTGTTCAGGGTATCGAAAATGCATTTCAATATTCTCAATGTACGGGGAAGCGTAAAGCCCTACTCGTCGGTATTAATTATATTGGGACCAGAAATCAGTTGAGGGGCTGTATTAACGACGCTCACAATATGTTCAACTTCTTAACCAGCCGTTATGGGTACAATCCGAACGACATCGTAATGTTGACTGACGACCAACAGGACACAGTACGTTTGCCTCTGAAATCTAATATTATCAGAGCTATGCAATGGCTTGTCAAGGATGCGAGGCCCAACGATTCGTTATTTTTCCATTACTCTGGCCATGGTGGACAAACTAAGGATTTAGACGGTGATGAGGACGACGGAATGGACGACGTCATCTATCCATTGGACTTCGAGTCGCAGGGATACCTTGTGGATGATGTCATGCACGATATCATGGTTAAACCATTGCCTCCAGGTGCAAGATTGACAGCTCTGTTTGACTCTTGTCATTCAGGAACGGTGCTGGACCTGCCATACACGTATTCTACCAAAGGTGTGGTTAAAGAGCCGAACGTTTGGAAAGACGTGGGTCAGGATGGTTTGCAAGCGGCCATGGCATACGCTGTCGGGAACCGATCTGCCCTGGTAAGTTCTCTTGGATCTATTGCGAGCTCGGTTAAGAACAAGGTCGGAGGGAATGTTGATCGTGAGCGTGTTAAACAGATCAAATTCTCTCCCGCTGATGTGATCATGTTTTCTGGTTCAAAAGACAGTCAAACTTCTGCTGATGCGACAGAAAATGGTCAAGCCACGGGCGCTATGTCGTATGCATTTGTTAAAGTACTAACTTTGCAGCCGCAGCAATCGTACCTATCGCTATTGCAAAACATGAGACAAGAGTTGATGTCTAAATACACACAGAAACCCCAATTGTCATCTTCTCATCCGATCGATGTCAACTTGCAATTCATCTTATGA
- the BFR1 gene encoding Bfr1p (ancestral locus Anc_8.609): MSSQQQQYKYKKPDVGARDKKLEGLNGQLKKIDGEIALLRKQIDENQTADSTQSERKKLQEETKKIIKTQADLKSRRNAIHEQIKQLDGHIKRKTSEINEKLGKKAKYSTPGEVKQRISEIEDQIASGELSLVQEKLLVKEMQALNKLNKDLVAIEPVKKSMDDDRAKIAELKEELNHLNPKEVSAKFEETQEKLNSLQSKAQGVYDKRQVLFNKRAALYKKRDEIYAQIRKIRSDFDNEFKSFKQKLEMERLKREEDQKLSKLLEEKDIAIGKVQEKLLHAKMPAFTYEIEAIENALLALDPTYEKPKKDIFGEEKKASAPQAVRRAENDDLVLVSKKKDDVFTNTAPSKSKKHKKKQQTNGDNASITEAADGKFSLQPTLIATLAELDVTVPISKEEVPATVEQLKSKHEDFLSKQDEQTEKNIALVEKELKELELDFSKKEEQIKKELEAKRTQDSEKKTEA; this comes from the coding sequence ATGTCGagccaacaacaacaatACAAGTACAAGAAACCTGATGTTGGAGCCAGAGATAAGAAATTGGAAGGTCTAAACGgtcaattgaaaaaaattgatGGCGAGATCGCCTTGTTGAGAAAGCAGATCGATGAGAATCAGACCGCTGATTCAACTCAATCggagaggaagaagttgCAAGAGGAGACtaagaagatcatcaagaCGCAGGCAGACTTGAAGAGTCGCAGAAACGCGATTCATGAGcagatcaagcaattggatGGTCacatcaagagaaaaaCGAGTGAAATCAACGAAAAGCTTGGCAAGAAGGCTAAATACTCAACTCCAGGCGAGGTCAAGCAAAGAATATCTGAGATCGAGGATCAAATTGCCTCTGGTGAGTTGTCTTTGGTGCAAGAAAAGTTGTTAGTCAAAGAGATGCAGGCTCTGAACAAGCTGAACAAGGATCTCGTTGCCATTGAGCCGGTGAAGAAGTCTATGGATGACGACAGAGCCAAGATTGCTgaattgaaggaagagctgaatCACTTGAACCCTAAGGAAGTATCTGCTAAGTTCGAAGAAACGCAAGAAAAATTGAACAGCTTGCAATCCAAAGCGCAAGGTGTCTATGACAAGAGACAGGTGCTTTTCAACAAGCGTGCTGCATTGTACAAGAAGCGTGATGAGATTTATGCTCAGATCAGAAAGATCAGATCCGACTTCGATAATGAAttcaaatctttcaagCAAAAGTTGGAGATGGAACGTTTGAAACGTGAGGAGGACCAGAAGCTGTCCAAGCTgttggaggagaaggacATTGCTATCGGGAAGGTGCAAGAAAAGTTGTTGCACGCCAAAATGCCAGCTTTCACCTACGAGATCGAAGCTATCGAAAATGCCTTGTTGGCTCTAGATCCAACGTATgagaaaccaaagaaagacatttttggtgaagaaaagaaggctAGCGCTCCTCAAGCTGTAAGAAGAGCCGAAAACGACGATTTGGTCTTggtctccaagaagaaggatgatGTTTTCACCAATACTGCTCCTTCCAAGTCCAAAAAacacaagaagaagcaacagaCGAATGGCGACAATGCTTCCATTACCGAAGCTGCTGACGGCAAGTTCAGTTTGCAGCCAACTTTGATTGCTACTCTCGCAGAATTGGACGTCACTGTCCCAATTTCCAAAGAGGAAGTCCCCGCTACCGTGGAACAACTGAAGAGCAAGCACGAAGACTTTTTGTCGAAGCAAGATGAACAAACTGAGAAGAACATCGCTTTGGTTGAGAAAGAGTTAAAGGAGCTTGAACTTGATTTCAGCAAAAAAGAGGAgcaaatcaagaaggaattggaaGCCAAAAGAACTCAAGACAGTGAAAAAAAGACCGAGGCATAA